GGATTGCATTCTTAGCAGTTACTCTATCTTTATTTGTAAGTGTAATGAGTATGGGTGCTATATTAATATCATTAAAAGATATTTCTGAATCATTCAATACTCCTATTCATCAAGTATCTTGGCTTGTAATAGTTCATTTGTTAACTGTTACAGCAATTCTTCTTCCAGCAGGAAATATAGCAGATAGATTTGGTCGAAAAAATATTCATATTTTTGGAATCTTAATTTTTATATTAGGAACAATAATTGGTGTTTTTGCTAATAGCTTTGAAGTATTAATTTTTTCAAGAATAATAATGGCAATTGGATCTGGAATGGGACAATCCGTAGGTGGCGCAATAGTAAGTAGTTTATTTCCTGAATCTGAACGTGGTAAATCCCTAGGAATGATGAGTACTAGTGTTGGTTTAGGTCAAATGTTTGGGCCAGTTTTAGGAGGAGTTTTAGTCTATAATTTTGGATGGGTATACGTATACTTATTTTTATTAATACCTATGATTTTAGCTTTAATATTAGGTTACTTTTTGTTAAGACCGGATAATTTAAGTTCAAATAGAAAAGATGATTATTTTGATTATAAAGGAACTTTATTTGGTGTAAGCTTTATTGTTACTTTGATTGTTGGATTAAAGAATTTATCAATTGAAAATATTTTTTCAAATTATGCTTTTATATTTCTAATTTTATCTATTCCATTTTGCATAGCTTTTATCATTACGGAATTAAGAATCTCAAATCCTATTCTAAATTTCGGATTATTCAAAAAGAAAAATTTTAGTTTAGCAATTAACACCAGACTTTTTGCGTTTATGTCTATGAGTGCGGATATGATTATGATGCCTATATTTTTAACAGGCTTATTAAGTATCAATGAATCAGAGGTAGGATTTATGTTGATTTTTGGAGCTTTAGCTTTTGCAATTTCTGCGCCAATTGGAGGGAGACTTTCTGATCAATTTGGGAGAAAAAAATTTATAATATTAGGCCTTTTAATGCTAATTTTTTCATATGCAATGATTTCTCAATTTAACATAAATTCATCTAAGAAATTTATAACAATATTTCTTGTAATAGGGGGAGTTGGTAAAGGACTTTGGGGATCTCCCAATATGGCTTTGACGTATAGCTCTTTGAGCAAAAATCAATATAGTTTTGTTTCTTCAATAATCAGTTTTATTAGAAATATGGGAAATACTTTGGGTCAAACCTATGCAACAGTAATTCTTTCAGTATTTTTACTCATAGGTGCTAATTATAATGGAGATATTAGTGGCTTAGGCTCTCTTGAGGAAAATTCAATTAATATTTTTCTAAATGCTTGGAAATTTATATATATTTCTTCTATAGTTTTTTTATTGATTTCATTAATTCCTAATATTTTTGTAATGAAGCAAAAACAAATATAATAATATTATGAAATTTTTTTTTATTTCTAGCTTTATATTTCTTATTTTTTTTTCTTGCAATAGTCAGGATACTTTAACCGTTAGTTCATCTGAAATAAAAGGCGAAATATTTACAAAGAATAATGCAGAATTGATTAGAACTTTTGAAAATGATTATTCTTTCTGGAAATCTAAAAATAATAAAGAAATATATGAAGATTTATCATCTAATTTAGGTTTCTTCAATTCATTCCAAGAACTTAGAAAAGCTCAATATAGATCTATGGGTATTGTAACTGATTTATCAGAAATACAATCTCTTATAGATTCAGGAAGCCCTACTTTTCTTGAGGGATGGAGTGAAACTTGTGTTTATTGTAAGCTAAGTGAAGTAGTACTAAATAGCCTAAAAGATGAATATAAAAATGATATAAACTTTGTTGTTGTGGATGTTGCTAATAGATACCTAGAAGATGTAACTCCAACTCTTAAGAAATATGAAATCTTTAGTACACCAACTTATATAATTTTTGATAGATATGGAGATGAAATTTATAGATCTGTAGGTTATTCTGCGCAAAAAGAAAAACTATCAGAGATACTAAGTCAATCTTTACAAAATTAATTATGAAACTCAATTCTCTATTAGAAAAAAATATTACTAGATTGGCTCCTATGGCTGGTGTTTCAAATGAACCATTTAGAATGATATGTTTAGAAAATGGATCAGGATTTGTTACTAGTGAAGAAATTGATTCAGTTTCATTACTTTATAATAAATCAGAAAGAACTAATCTTATTACACAATTTTCCAAATTTGAAAAACCTATTGCAATGCAACTTTTAGGTTGTGATCCTCTATCATTATCAGAATCGTCTAAGATCCTACAAGATTTAGGAGCTAGCATAATTGATATTAATATGGGTTGCCCAGTTCCAAAAATTACTAAAAAAGGTAAAGGTGCTGCTTTAATGAAAGATATAAAGAAAACAGCCATTCTTATAAGAAGTATCAGAAAAGTTACAATAGTCCCTTTGACTGTAAAAATTAGAAGTGGCTGGGATGATAAAAATATTAATGCAGTTGAATTTGCTGAAATGCTTCAATCAGAAGGAGTAGATGGAATTACTGTTCATCCAAGAACCAAATCACAAAGATATGAAGGTAAATCAAAATGGTCAATTATCAAAGATGTTGTTGATAAGGTAAGCATACCAGTAACTGGAAATGGAGATGTAGAGTCTTATGAAACTGCAAAAAAAATGATGAATTTCACTAATTGTAAATCTGTAATGGTTGGTCGTGGAGCAATAGGCAATCCATGGATATTTAATAAAGAATTTAATAACTATGCAACTGAACAAAAAGAATTGTACAAGAAAAAAACAATTATGAAGCATATTGAATTAATGAAGGAGTATTTTCCAAAAAAAAATCTTGATTTAGAAATAAAGAAAAATTTGGCCTACTATACAAAAGGTTTTTATAACTCTAGGGAACTAAGACAAAAAATATTTCAGAATTCTAATGACATTCAAAAAATAATAAGTTTATTTTTTGATTTTTTTGATAAAAATATTGAGGCTAAAACTTTTGAAAAGATTTCAATTTAAGAAAAAAAAATTAAGACCAACTTCTTCAAAGGTTCTTGGAGCTATATTCTCTATCCTAGGTCATAAAAATCTAGAAGGAAAAAAATTTTTAGATTTATATGCTGGAACAGGTGCTGTGGGAATAAAATCTCTTGAACTGGGTGCCTCGCAATGCTCATTTGTTGATATAAATAATAAATTTCTACTAAATATAAAAAAGAAATTAGAAAAATATGGATTTATAGGCAAAGGAAAATTTATAAGGGCAAACTGTGAGAATCAACTCTCTAAGGTGAATGGAAGTTTTGATTTTATTTTTGTTGACCCACCATATAAAGAAGATCCTTTTGAAAACATCATCACTCAAATAGTAAATGTAGGCCTTTCAAATGAAAAAACTGTACTCATTTTAGAGCACTCTTCTAGACAGAATATAGATAAATCAATTAAAATTTTTAATATGCAAGGACAAAAAGAATATGGAGATAGTTGTATTTCAATATTTTCTAGAGAATAAGAGAGAAATAAATGGTAAAAAGTATATATCCTGGAACATTTGATCCAGTAACAAACGGTCATCTAGATATTGTCAGAAGAGCCTCATTGCTTTTTGAAAAAGTTATAGTTTGTGTTTATTCTGGATCATTAAAAAATGTAATTTTTGATATTGATGAAAGAGTGAGTATGTTTAAGGAAACTGTTTCAGAAATAAAAAATGTAGATGTTATTCCATTCAATTCGCTAACTGTTGACTTAGCTAAACAATTAAGAGCTTCAGTTATAATTAGAGGCTTAAGAATCGGAGCAGACTTTGAATATGAACGAGAAATGGCTCTAACTAATCGTGAAATGAATTCTGATATAGATACTGTTTGCTTGATTTCTTCATTGAAATATCAATATGTTAGTTCAAGTAGGGTGAAAGAGATAGCTTCTTTGCAAGGTGATATAAAATCTTTAGTCCCTGAGCACGTGTTTGAACCATTAATGAAAAGAATCAGTAAATCTGCTTAAAATAATACAGAATTTTGCTGTAGGAATGACATAGAATTTACATATTGGGAGGATTTATGAATATTATTGAAGAAATTAAAAATTTAGAAACTATTGTGAATGAATCAAAATCTTTACCTGGAACTTCAAAGGTAATGATAGATAAGTCACGTTCACTAGATATCCTTAGACAAGTTATATCAAATTTGCCTAGTGAACTTGATGAAGCTGGAATGGTTACAAGGCAAAAAGAAGCTATAATTGATCAAGCTAACAAAGAAGCCGAAAGAATAAGAAATTATGCTGACGAAGAAGCTTCTACAATGAGAGAAATAGCAAAGAGAGATGCCTCTAAGATTCTTTCAGATGCTGAGGCAAAAGCTGAGGAAATGATTCAAGAAACCTCTATTGTTGATGGAGCTAATAAAAGATCTGAAGAGATCATAACTGATGCTCAAAAACAATCAGAAAGCATATTAATGAGTGCCCAGCAAGACTCTAGTAAACTACTCGATGAGTCTGAAAAGATAGCAAGAGATAGAAGAGATGGTGCTGATAATTATGCTAAAGAAGTTCTTTATGCATTAGAGGAAAGAATTTCTACAATATTAAGTCAGGTAAGAAGTGGGTTAGATCTATTAGATGATCCTGCTGAAAATATAAGTGTTGAAGAAAATCAATAGTTTAACGACCGTAGTCGTCAGATAATCTTTCTATATCTTCTTCATCTATGTAATCACCAATTTGAACTTCTATTATTTCAAGAGGATCTATTTCTGAAATATTCTCGATACGATGCTTTATTGTTCTTGGCACACTAGCAGATTCCCCTCTGCCAATTTCAAAAATTTGATCTCCAACCGTAACTCTAGCGGTTCCTCTAGCAACAACCCATTCTTCATCTCTATGTTTATGTGTTTGAAGAGAGAGTCTACTACTTGGGTTAATAATAAGTCTTTTAGTTTGATAACCTGGACCTTTACATAAGATTTCATAGCTACCCCAAGGCCTAGTAGATTTTTGCTCTTTTTTATCAAACGAAATATTTACAGGTTTGTTTTCTTGCATTTTCAAATTATATTTTTAAAGAATCATATATCAAAAATCAATAACATCATATATTAATGAAATATCACAAGAGAAAATTACTGCGATTGATATTGAAATAGTTATAAAATTATAAATTATAAATATTTAGAAAAGATTTACATGGAAAATTTATCTGAAGATAGGATTATAAAAGACAGGCTTGAAAAACTTGAAAAATTAAGAATGTTGAAAGTCGACCCTTACCCTAATATATGGGGTAAAGATAGACTCATAATTTCTGATGTGATTTCTTCATATAAGGATGATCATAATACGGCCACTAAAAAATTATATCTTTCAGGAAGAATTACTGCGAAAAGAGCAATGGGTAAGATAATATTCTTTGATATAAAAGATCAATCAGGAAAAATACAACTTCATTATAAAGAAGAAGAATCAGATATTTCAAAAGATTTTTTGGATCTTATAGATATTGGAGATATTGTTGGAGTAGAGGGCAATTTATTTAAGACTAGACGGGGAGAATTGACTCTAAATCTATCTGATCTTACTCTTTTATCAAAATCAATCAGACCTCTACCAGATAAATGGTCAGGATTAAAAGATAATGAAATTAGATATAGGCAAAGGTATCTAGACTTAATTTCTAATGATTCATCATTAGAAATTGCTGTAAAAAGATCCAAGGCAATCTCCTCAGTGCGTAATTTTATGAATGAAAGAGGATTCTTAGAAGTAGAAACTCCTATATTAGTTGATATTCCTGCAGGTGGTAGAGCAATTCCATTTTCAACTTACCATGAGTCTTTAGAAAAAGAT
This sequence is a window from Dehalococcoidia bacterium. Protein-coding genes within it:
- a CDS encoding MFS transporter produces the protein MKNYKWIAFLAVTLSLFVSVMSMGAILISLKDISESFNTPIHQVSWLVIVHLLTVTAILLPAGNIADRFGRKNIHIFGILIFILGTIIGVFANSFEVLIFSRIIMAIGSGMGQSVGGAIVSSLFPESERGKSLGMMSTSVGLGQMFGPVLGGVLVYNFGWVYVYLFLLIPMILALILGYFLLRPDNLSSNRKDDYFDYKGTLFGVSFIVTLIVGLKNLSIENIFSNYAFIFLILSIPFCIAFIITELRISNPILNFGLFKKKNFSLAINTRLFAFMSMSADMIMMPIFLTGLLSINESEVGFMLIFGALAFAISAPIGGRLSDQFGRKKFIILGLLMLIFSYAMISQFNINSSKKFITIFLVIGGVGKGLWGSPNMALTYSSLSKNQYSFVSSIISFIRNMGNTLGQTYATVILSVFLLIGANYNGDISGLGSLEENSINIFLNAWKFIYISSIVFLLISLIPNIFVMKQKQI
- a CDS encoding thioredoxin family protein, whose translation is MKFFFISSFIFLIFFSCNSQDTLTVSSSEIKGEIFTKNNAELIRTFENDYSFWKSKNNKEIYEDLSSNLGFFNSFQELRKAQYRSMGIVTDLSEIQSLIDSGSPTFLEGWSETCVYCKLSEVVLNSLKDEYKNDINFVVVDVANRYLEDVTPTLKKYEIFSTPTYIIFDRYGDEIYRSVGYSAQKEKLSEILSQSLQN
- the dusB gene encoding tRNA dihydrouridine synthase DusB is translated as MKLNSLLEKNITRLAPMAGVSNEPFRMICLENGSGFVTSEEIDSVSLLYNKSERTNLITQFSKFEKPIAMQLLGCDPLSLSESSKILQDLGASIIDINMGCPVPKITKKGKGAALMKDIKKTAILIRSIRKVTIVPLTVKIRSGWDDKNINAVEFAEMLQSEGVDGITVHPRTKSQRYEGKSKWSIIKDVVDKVSIPVTGNGDVESYETAKKMMNFTNCKSVMVGRGAIGNPWIFNKEFNNYATEQKELYKKKTIMKHIELMKEYFPKKNLDLEIKKNLAYYTKGFYNSRELRQKIFQNSNDIQKIISLFFDFFDKNIEAKTFEKISI
- a CDS encoding RsmD family RNA methyltransferase produces the protein MKRFQFKKKKLRPTSSKVLGAIFSILGHKNLEGKKFLDLYAGTGAVGIKSLELGASQCSFVDINNKFLLNIKKKLEKYGFIGKGKFIRANCENQLSKVNGSFDFIFVDPPYKEDPFENIITQIVNVGLSNEKTVLILEHSSRQNIDKSIKIFNMQGQKEYGDSCISIFSRE
- the coaD gene encoding pantetheine-phosphate adenylyltransferase, which produces MVKSIYPGTFDPVTNGHLDIVRRASLLFEKVIVCVYSGSLKNVIFDIDERVSMFKETVSEIKNVDVIPFNSLTVDLAKQLRASVIIRGLRIGADFEYEREMALTNREMNSDIDTVCLISSLKYQYVSSSRVKEIASLQGDIKSLVPEHVFEPLMKRISKSA
- a CDS encoding phosphomannose isomerase type II C-terminal cupin domain; the protein is MQENKPVNISFDKKEQKSTRPWGSYEILCKGPGYQTKRLIINPSSRLSLQTHKHRDEEWVVARGTARVTVGDQIFEIGRGESASVPRTIKHRIENISEIDPLEIIEVQIGDYIDEEDIERLSDDYGR